In one window of Opitutus sp. GAS368 DNA:
- a CDS encoding TIM-barrel domain-containing protein → MPIALRLIRLCLLLAFSAVFAASALATTPVPEQLPEGIIIACGDSFLKIEVCADDIIRVAHAKDRAFFNRSSLVVEKRPASMPQWHYAAEDGSVTVRTARLQVRVDLATGGVSFLDAHGRPILAEEPGTRRLEPAEVQGEKTCHVRQAWTSNIGEALYGLGQNQLGLLNLKGYDLDLWQHNSTTVVPFLVSTCGYGLLWDNLSFTRFGDLREPVPIPATQLFDADGRPGGLTASYFSDASLEKKVTHRTETRIDIDVPNTVAKPNRRVHPDLPEEGDCSVRWEGYVQPAETGDHIFEGYSNGDIKLWIDGRLVMNHWRQGWLPWLDVARVPLQAGHRHQLKLEWSRDQGMPTMRLRWKTPAASTATSLWSEVGDGIDYYFVYGPQLDRVVSGYRRLTGTAPMMPVWSFGLWQSRQRYETAQQSLDVVTGFRRRGIPFDNIVQDWLYWKEKAWGSHQFDPARFPDPDGWIRAIHEQHAHLMISVWGKFYPGTENFAAMHAHGFLYERNLDEKLIDWLGHPYTFYDAFNPAARKLFWAQVDQALFRRGVDAWWMDATEPDLTPVPTLEGQRSHMHPTALGPGARVLNASPLLNSAGVYEGQRAAAPNQRVFTLTRSGFAGQQRYSAAVWSGDISSTWTALQKQISAGLGFSLSGLPYWTMDIGGFAVPRRFARKDAKPEDVEEWRELNTRWFQYGTFVPLLRVHGEFPNREMWEFGGESHPAYQAQLKFDRLRYRLLPYIYSLAGVVTHENGTMMRPLVMDFTDDLKARDIVDQFMFGPALLVNPVTEYQARSRRVYLPDADGWFDFWTGAALKGGQTIEAPAPYDSIPLYVRAGSIVPFGPELQYTQEKPADPVTLHVYAGANGEFTLYEDDGLTYGYERGASARIPIRWDDARRTLTLGARTGSFPGMLAERTFEIVLVAKDKPVGFTFTPRADRTVHYRGDIVAVQIP, encoded by the coding sequence ATGCCCATTGCCCTTCGTTTGATCCGCTTGTGCCTGCTGCTCGCTTTCTCCGCTGTTTTTGCAGCGTCTGCTTTGGCCACCACGCCCGTGCCCGAGCAACTGCCTGAAGGCATCATCATCGCTTGCGGCGATTCCTTTCTGAAAATCGAAGTCTGCGCCGACGATATCATCCGGGTTGCCCATGCCAAAGACCGCGCTTTTTTCAACCGCTCCAGTCTCGTCGTGGAGAAACGCCCCGCCTCCATGCCACAATGGCATTACGCCGCCGAAGACGGATCCGTCACTGTCCGCACCGCCAGGCTCCAGGTGCGGGTCGATCTTGCGACCGGCGGCGTCTCGTTCCTCGACGCCCACGGCCGGCCGATTCTGGCGGAAGAACCCGGGACACGCCGGCTTGAGCCCGCCGAGGTGCAGGGCGAGAAAACCTGCCATGTCCGCCAAGCCTGGACATCCAACATCGGCGAAGCCCTCTACGGCCTCGGTCAGAACCAGCTCGGGTTGCTCAATCTCAAAGGTTACGACCTCGATCTCTGGCAGCACAACAGCACCACGGTCGTGCCCTTCCTGGTCTCGACCTGCGGTTACGGCCTGCTCTGGGATAACCTCTCATTCACGCGCTTCGGCGATCTGCGCGAACCCGTGCCGATCCCGGCCACGCAGCTGTTTGACGCCGACGGCCGGCCCGGCGGTCTGACCGCCTCTTATTTCAGCGACGCCAGCCTTGAAAAGAAGGTCACGCACCGCACCGAAACCCGCATTGACATCGACGTGCCGAATACCGTCGCCAAACCCAATCGCCGCGTTCACCCCGACCTGCCCGAGGAAGGCGACTGCAGCGTCCGCTGGGAGGGCTACGTGCAGCCCGCCGAAACCGGCGATCACATTTTCGAGGGTTACTCGAACGGCGACATCAAACTGTGGATCGACGGCCGGCTGGTCATGAACCACTGGCGCCAAGGCTGGTTACCCTGGCTGGACGTCGCCCGGGTGCCGCTGCAGGCCGGCCACCGTCACCAACTCAAACTCGAATGGTCCCGCGACCAGGGCATGCCCACGATGCGCCTGCGCTGGAAAACTCCGGCCGCGAGCACGGCCACGTCGCTCTGGTCGGAGGTCGGCGACGGGATTGACTACTATTTCGTTTACGGCCCGCAACTCGACCGTGTCGTGTCCGGCTACCGGCGGCTAACCGGGACGGCGCCAATGATGCCCGTCTGGTCGTTCGGTCTGTGGCAGTCGCGCCAGCGCTACGAGACGGCGCAGCAAAGCTTGGATGTGGTCACCGGGTTTCGCCGCCGCGGGATCCCCTTCGACAACATCGTGCAGGATTGGCTTTACTGGAAGGAGAAGGCGTGGGGTTCGCATCAGTTTGATCCCGCGCGCTTCCCGGACCCAGACGGCTGGATTCGCGCCATCCACGAGCAACACGCTCACCTGATGATTTCCGTCTGGGGCAAGTTTTACCCTGGCACGGAAAACTTCGCCGCCATGCACGCACACGGTTTCCTCTACGAGCGCAATCTCGACGAGAAGCTCATCGACTGGCTCGGGCATCCCTACACCTTCTACGACGCCTTCAATCCCGCCGCGCGGAAGCTTTTCTGGGCCCAGGTCGATCAAGCCCTGTTCCGTCGCGGAGTAGACGCTTGGTGGATGGACGCAACCGAGCCCGACCTCACGCCTGTGCCCACACTCGAGGGCCAGCGCTCGCACATGCATCCGACCGCGCTCGGCCCCGGGGCCCGTGTGCTCAATGCCTCGCCGCTGCTAAACAGTGCCGGCGTCTACGAGGGGCAGCGGGCCGCGGCGCCCAACCAGCGTGTTTTTACTCTGACACGCTCGGGGTTTGCCGGCCAGCAACGCTACTCTGCCGCCGTCTGGTCGGGTGATATCTCGTCCACTTGGACGGCCCTGCAAAAGCAAATTTCCGCCGGTCTGGGCTTTTCGCTTTCGGGCCTGCCCTACTGGACCATGGACATCGGCGGATTCGCGGTGCCACGGCGCTTCGCTCGCAAGGACGCGAAGCCGGAAGACGTGGAGGAATGGCGCGAATTGAACACCCGATGGTTTCAATACGGCACGTTCGTTCCACTGCTCCGCGTGCACGGGGAGTTTCCGAACCGCGAGATGTGGGAATTCGGCGGCGAGTCGCATCCCGCTTACCAAGCCCAGTTGAAATTCGACCGGCTGCGCTACCGGCTGCTGCCCTACATTTACTCGCTCGCCGGTGTGGTGACGCACGAAAACGGCACCATGATGCGCCCACTCGTCATGGATTTCACTGATGACCTGAAGGCCCGTGACATTGTCGACCAGTTCATGTTCGGACCGGCGCTATTGGTGAATCCGGTGACCGAATATCAGGCGCGCAGCCGCCGGGTCTATCTGCCCGATGCCGACGGCTGGTTCGATTTCTGGACCGGTGCCGCGCTCAAAGGCGGCCAAACCATCGAGGCACCCGCACCCTACGACTCAATTCCGCTCTACGTCCGGGCGGGCTCAATCGTTCCGTTCGGTCCCGAACTGCAATACACGCAGGAGAAACCCGCCGACCCGGTCACACTCCATGTTTATGCCGGCGCCAATGGCGAGTTCACGCTCTACGAAGACGACGGGCTCACTTACGGCTACGAACGTGGTGCCAGTGCGCGCATCCCCATTCGATGGGACGACGCCAGGCGCACCCTCACGCTTGGCGCCCGCACCGGCTCATTCCCCGGCATGCTTGCCGAGCGCACTTTCGAGATCGTGCTGGTAGCGAAAGACAAGCCCGTGGGCTTCACCTTCACGCCGCGTGCCGACCGGACCGTGCACTACCGTGGCGACATTGTTGCAGTGCAAATTCCCTGA
- a CDS encoding 5-deoxy-glucuronate isomerase: MKTSKALFSPGTTWLVRERDFNVPAKMDFGLLRLLPGSRHCFSAKAEVVVVLLHGRARVTVAGQSVVATRRSVFEQGPFTVSLGRDEKAEIQSQTASEWVVMRTTTSKARGARLYRPADCAGEDRGAGLAQGACRRLVRTIFDYTARPDSSFVVGEVINLPGRWSSYPPHHHPQPEIYHYRFTAPQGYGHAETGERVHRVMSGDTTVIPGGCDHAQVSAPGYGMYYLWVVRHLPRNPYRGFTVTKAHQWLLDPHQQGWKPSPHLFA; the protein is encoded by the coding sequence ATGAAAACATCCAAGGCTCTCTTCTCGCCCGGAACAACCTGGTTGGTGCGCGAACGGGATTTCAACGTCCCGGCAAAGATGGATTTCGGCCTGTTGAGGCTGCTGCCCGGATCCCGGCATTGTTTTTCAGCAAAAGCCGAGGTCGTCGTGGTTCTCCTGCACGGCCGGGCGCGCGTGACGGTCGCCGGGCAATCGGTGGTGGCCACCCGCCGTTCCGTCTTTGAGCAGGGGCCGTTTACGGTCAGCCTAGGCCGGGACGAGAAAGCCGAGATCCAATCACAGACCGCTTCCGAGTGGGTGGTCATGCGCACGACCACTTCAAAGGCGCGGGGTGCACGCCTCTATCGGCCGGCGGACTGTGCGGGCGAAGACCGCGGCGCCGGACTCGCCCAAGGCGCCTGCCGTCGCTTGGTGCGAACCATCTTCGATTACACGGCCCGGCCCGACTCATCCTTTGTGGTCGGCGAAGTGATCAACCTGCCCGGCCGCTGGTCGAGCTATCCACCGCATCACCACCCGCAGCCCGAGATCTATCACTATCGCTTCACCGCCCCGCAGGGTTATGGCCATGCCGAGACTGGCGAACGGGTGCATCGCGTGATGTCAGGCGATACCACGGTGATCCCCGGCGGCTGCGATCATGCGCAGGTTTCCGCTCCCGGCTACGGAATGTATTACCTCTGGGTTGTCAGGCATCTGCCCCGCAATCCCTACCGCGGTTTTACCGTCACAAAAGCGCACCAATGGTTGCTCGACCCCCATCAGCAGGGATGGAAACCCTCCCCCCACCTTTTCGCGTGA
- the iolD gene encoding 3D-(3,5/4)-trihydroxycyclohexane-1,2-dione acylhydrolase (decyclizing) — protein sequence MKTVRITTAAAVVRFLQAQYVRRDGVEHRLINGICGIFGHGNVAGLGQALEEHGGKMLPYFQPKNEQAMVHSAIAYAKTKRRLGTLACTTSVGPGATNMVTGAATATINRLPVLLLPGDIFANRRPGPVLQQLEYPGSQDVSVNDCFKPVSRYWDRINRPEQILTALPEAMRVLADPAETGAVTIALPEDVQSEAFDCPVNFFAKRVYDVPRALPPIAALTAAAAILRTAKRPLLVAGGGVHYSGACAALNKFAEITGIPVAVTQAGKGALLESHALGLGAIGVTGTLAANRIATIADVVVVVGTRLADFTTASKSQFQDPKARFISINVHAADVAKHGAFPLLGDARATLAVFGQALRGWRVPAAHSRAIARARTAWEKPWRAMTSPGKPSPDSRLYQSEVIRVLNEFCDEASTVVHAAGGIPGDIHKLWRGHSPTDYHSEYGYSCMGYEIAGAFGVKLADPEREVYAFLGDGSYLMLNHEIVTAVQEGLKITVVLSDNTAYGCIHNLQKACGGRSFGNEFRHRSGTSGRLDGAPLTVDYAANARSLGATVFTATDAVSLKQALTAARAERNTCLIYVPVTPHSVMQGFSWWDVPPAALSGVPSVRAARRTYEKAVKKQRFYY from the coding sequence GTGAAAACCGTCCGGATTACCACTGCCGCCGCTGTGGTGCGGTTCCTGCAGGCGCAATATGTGCGCCGTGACGGCGTTGAGCACCGGCTGATCAACGGTATTTGCGGCATCTTCGGGCATGGAAACGTGGCCGGCCTGGGCCAGGCGCTGGAGGAGCACGGCGGTAAAATGCTGCCGTATTTTCAGCCAAAAAACGAGCAGGCCATGGTTCACTCCGCCATTGCCTATGCGAAAACCAAGCGGCGGCTCGGCACGCTGGCCTGCACGACCTCCGTCGGCCCCGGTGCGACCAACATGGTCACTGGTGCGGCCACCGCCACCATCAACCGCCTGCCCGTGCTCCTGCTACCCGGCGATATTTTTGCCAACCGCCGGCCTGGGCCCGTGCTCCAGCAACTCGAATACCCCGGCTCGCAGGATGTCAGTGTCAACGACTGCTTCAAACCGGTTTCGCGCTATTGGGACCGCATCAACCGCCCCGAGCAGATCCTGACCGCGTTGCCCGAAGCCATGCGCGTGCTGGCCGACCCCGCGGAAACGGGCGCGGTCACGATTGCCCTGCCCGAGGACGTGCAATCCGAGGCGTTTGATTGCCCGGTGAATTTCTTCGCCAAGCGCGTTTACGATGTTCCGCGCGCGCTCCCGCCGATCGCCGCGCTGACGGCCGCGGCCGCTATCCTCCGCACCGCGAAACGCCCCCTGCTGGTCGCCGGTGGCGGCGTGCATTACTCGGGCGCCTGCGCCGCGTTGAATAAATTCGCCGAAATCACCGGCATCCCGGTGGCTGTGACGCAGGCCGGCAAGGGTGCGCTGCTTGAATCCCACGCCCTCGGGCTTGGTGCGATCGGCGTCACGGGCACGCTGGCCGCCAATCGCATCGCCACCATCGCGGACGTCGTGGTGGTCGTGGGCACGCGTTTGGCGGATTTTACCACGGCGTCAAAAAGCCAGTTTCAAGATCCGAAGGCCCGCTTCATCTCGATCAACGTCCATGCGGCCGACGTGGCCAAGCACGGGGCCTTCCCTCTCCTTGGCGACGCCCGCGCCACCCTGGCCGTTTTCGGCCAGGCGCTCCGTGGCTGGCGCGTGCCCGCGGCGCACTCCCGCGCGATCGCCCGCGCCCGGACCGCGTGGGAAAAGCCCTGGCGCGCGATGACGTCGCCCGGCAAGCCGAGCCCCGACAGTCGCTTGTATCAGAGCGAGGTCATCCGCGTGCTCAATGAATTCTGCGACGAAGCCAGCACGGTGGTTCACGCGGCCGGCGGCATCCCCGGCGATATCCACAAACTTTGGCGCGGCCACTCTCCGACCGACTACCACTCCGAATACGGCTACTCCTGCATGGGCTACGAGATCGCAGGCGCGTTCGGCGTCAAGCTGGCTGATCCGGAGCGGGAGGTTTATGCCTTTCTCGGCGACGGCAGTTACCTGATGCTCAACCACGAGATTGTCACGGCGGTGCAGGAAGGACTGAAGATCACCGTCGTGCTAAGCGACAACACCGCCTACGGCTGCATTCACAACCTTCAGAAAGCCTGCGGCGGCCGCAGCTTCGGCAACGAATTCCGGCACCGGTCGGGCACGAGCGGCCGCCTGGACGGTGCCCCTCTCACCGTCGACTACGCCGCCAATGCCCGCAGTCTTGGGGCAACGGTGTTTACCGCCACCGATGCGGTATCGCTCAAGCAGGCCCTCACTGCCGCCCGGGCTGAGCGCAACACCTGCCTCATCTACGTGCCGGTGACGCCGCATTCGGTCATGCAGGGCTTCTCCTGGTGGGATGTGCCCCCGGCCGCACTGTCGGGAGTCCCGTCCGTGCGCGCGGCCCGCCGCACCTACGAGAAAGCGGTGAAGAAACAACGCTTCTATTACTGA
- a CDS encoding DUF455 family protein — protein sequence MKTYASYLSPDETSDALRDFFWREFELARMCFGWLPAFDTWEQKWWSGQIGYWHSRHMRFLEQRIRELPGAFPDRSSPPAILRDAYTRISLAPSARAFWTGYDLLLRELYRDYDAFLAVADPVTNSPTLDCLNVVLVERARIQHWLSATPLARYHDRSSLGGPDQEWLRYSEQVLAGIDRAMDGDENGWPPVPEAEPLGPVPVDGRSDPSMVASDYQTRIPQNEKGTYEFYADPANSPIANHTRQMIFINSTEIIASELVAYIFYSSHELPFEFYYDTARHIWDEVRHTEMGLRRLKQLGFKIEDFRYWGPCHVQKDATALDHYEFYSDLTNRAEACSFSYKRTCAEAFRQHGDIVSAVQSEFDVADERLHTGYGSKWSPELFKLATGESMTSAALVERYRIAALKKKGYSAEEIETRKKALNNFCGAAEGLGKHLTTVAKSAY from the coding sequence ATGAAGACGTATGCCTCTTACCTTTCGCCCGATGAAACCAGCGACGCCCTGCGCGACTTCTTCTGGCGGGAATTCGAGCTGGCCCGCATGTGTTTCGGATGGCTGCCCGCCTTTGACACGTGGGAGCAGAAATGGTGGTCCGGCCAGATCGGTTACTGGCATTCCCGTCACATGCGGTTCCTGGAACAACGCATCCGGGAACTCCCGGGCGCCTTCCCAGATCGCAGCAGTCCGCCGGCCATTCTGCGGGATGCGTATACCCGGATTTCCCTGGCCCCCTCCGCCCGCGCCTTCTGGACCGGATACGACCTTCTGCTCCGGGAGCTCTATCGCGACTATGATGCGTTTCTCGCGGTGGCTGACCCGGTGACCAACAGCCCCACGCTCGACTGCCTCAACGTGGTCCTGGTGGAGCGCGCCCGCATTCAACACTGGCTTTCCGCAACTCCCCTGGCGCGATACCATGACCGCAGCAGCTTGGGCGGACCGGACCAGGAATGGCTCCGCTACTCCGAACAGGTGCTCGCCGGCATCGACCGCGCCATGGACGGCGACGAAAACGGCTGGCCGCCCGTTCCGGAGGCCGAACCGCTGGGACCGGTGCCGGTCGACGGCCGCAGCGATCCTTCCATGGTCGCCAGCGATTACCAGACGCGGATCCCGCAAAACGAGAAGGGAACCTACGAGTTCTACGCGGACCCGGCAAACTCCCCCATCGCCAACCACACGCGGCAGATGATCTTCATCAACTCGACCGAGATCATCGCTTCGGAGCTGGTCGCCTACATCTTCTATTCCTCCCACGAGCTTCCGTTCGAGTTCTACTACGACACGGCCCGCCATATCTGGGACGAGGTTCGCCACACCGAGATGGGCCTGCGCCGCCTGAAACAACTCGGCTTCAAGATTGAGGATTTCCGCTACTGGGGGCCGTGCCACGTCCAGAAGGACGCAACCGCGCTGGACCACTACGAATTTTATTCCGATCTCACCAACCGGGCGGAGGCCTGCTCCTTCAGCTACAAGCGCACCTGCGCCGAGGCCTTCCGGCAACACGGGGACATCGTGTCCGCCGTGCAGAGCGAATTCGATGTGGCCGACGAGCGGCTGCACACCGGCTATGGCTCCAAATGGAGTCCTGAGCTGTTCAAACTCGCCACCGGAGAGAGCATGACCTCCGCGGCCCTCGTGGAACGCTACCGCATCGCCGCGCTCAAAAAGAAGGGTTACAGTGCAGAGGAGATCGAAACCCGGAAAAAGGCACTCAACAATTTTTGCGGCGCGGCCGAGGGGCTCGGCAAACACCTCACGACCGTCGCCAAGTCGGCTTACTGA
- a CDS encoding LamG domain-containing protein, whose product MSPTIANDTISGHDDEIVGFSKRVPGASGQALRFDGYTTGIKRLAANAPRLGDAVTFESWIALQAYPWALCGIVNQADEQEVKISAHEGMIPAKDGDPAMEPDPRAGYFFGIDGDGRVHLQLSLGGHWVKCRSDATIPLMKWTQIAGTYDPKAGRMAVYINGKCVGSMPANGHIDFAREVELLIGRNHQAKTHEHPIRLSPPALFGIEGYLDEVIILDGALGADEIKRDYDSIQPPRDSGMQLAKLPDVAPAPAGFGAYYTRLKFTETWDASRRDGPDSDVVVLFDDRPWKYMLWRGTNYIPHWVTEKGIWYTNEFNETWGSGALGCAEPMSDKQSRYSRVSIVESSPARVVIHWRYALADTRYVSARVDPLTGWGDWSDEYHIIYPDGIGVRKICLWSTQPREPHEFQESIVLVPPGSRPEDVLETDAVTIMNMQGQAHLYSWAEHAPDKIAQPEHANIEIINVRSIARPFLIVSDEPFELYGEKHDGPLFRPMNVEINRENSIFPWWNHWPVAQIPSDGRVATHADRMAHSSLTTGLEWKDWDNSVNSRTRVMLHGLTELPPARLVGVARSWLHAPALRGLPAGISSRGYDMSERAYLLEKATAGDAEVIGFTLDASAEHPLYHPAFIIKNWGDQPARVSVNGRERPVGPGLRTGIRRTIDGIDLIVWLDLESTAPVQLVVSPR is encoded by the coding sequence ATGTCTCCCACCATCGCCAATGACACCATCAGCGGGCATGATGACGAGATTGTCGGCTTTTCCAAACGAGTGCCGGGAGCGAGCGGACAAGCACTGCGATTTGACGGTTATACGACCGGAATCAAGCGTCTGGCAGCCAATGCCCCCCGCCTCGGCGATGCCGTGACTTTCGAAAGCTGGATCGCCCTCCAAGCCTACCCATGGGCCTTGTGCGGGATTGTGAACCAGGCCGATGAGCAGGAGGTGAAAATTTCTGCCCATGAGGGTATGATTCCGGCGAAAGACGGAGATCCCGCGATGGAGCCCGATCCGCGGGCCGGCTATTTCTTTGGTATCGACGGCGACGGACGGGTGCATCTGCAGCTATCGCTCGGCGGGCATTGGGTGAAATGTCGTTCGGATGCGACGATCCCACTGATGAAATGGACGCAAATCGCGGGCACCTACGATCCGAAAGCCGGCCGGATGGCCGTCTACATAAACGGCAAGTGTGTCGGCTCGATGCCGGCGAACGGACACATTGATTTCGCGCGCGAGGTGGAACTGCTGATCGGCAGAAATCACCAGGCGAAAACTCACGAGCATCCCATCAGGCTGAGTCCGCCGGCGCTATTCGGCATCGAAGGATATCTGGACGAGGTCATTATCCTCGATGGCGCGCTCGGCGCAGACGAGATCAAGCGCGACTATGACTCGATTCAGCCGCCAAGGGACTCAGGAATGCAGTTGGCCAAGCTGCCCGACGTGGCGCCCGCACCGGCCGGTTTCGGCGCCTATTACACTCGCCTGAAATTTACGGAGACATGGGACGCATCGCGCCGCGACGGTCCGGACAGCGATGTGGTCGTCCTGTTCGATGACCGTCCTTGGAAATATATGCTCTGGCGCGGGACGAACTACATTCCCCACTGGGTCACTGAAAAAGGCATCTGGTATACCAATGAGTTCAACGAGACGTGGGGTTCCGGCGCCTTGGGCTGCGCCGAGCCAATGTCGGACAAGCAATCCCGTTATTCACGCGTCAGTATCGTCGAAAGCAGTCCCGCGCGGGTGGTAATCCACTGGCGTTATGCCTTGGCCGACACCCGCTATGTTTCGGCCCGCGTCGATCCGCTGACCGGATGGGGTGATTGGTCCGATGAATACCATATCATCTATCCGGATGGGATCGGCGTGCGGAAGATTTGCCTTTGGAGCACGCAGCCCCGGGAACCGCATGAATTTCAGGAATCGATCGTCCTCGTTCCGCCCGGCTCGCGGCCCGAAGACGTCCTCGAAACGGACGCGGTGACGATCATGAACATGCAGGGCCAGGCTCACCTGTATTCCTGGGCCGAACATGCGCCCGACAAAATCGCCCAGCCCGAGCACGCGAATATCGAGATCATCAACGTCCGTTCGATTGCGCGGCCATTCCTGATCGTATCCGACGAGCCGTTTGAGCTTTATGGCGAAAAACATGACGGACCGCTCTTCCGGCCAATGAATGTGGAAATCAACCGCGAGAACTCGATTTTCCCGTGGTGGAATCATTGGCCGGTGGCGCAGATCCCGTCGGACGGCCGGGTGGCCACACATGCGGATCGGATGGCGCATTCCTCGCTCACGACCGGACTGGAATGGAAGGACTGGGACAACTCCGTCAATTCCCGCACGCGGGTAATGCTGCACGGGTTGACGGAATTGCCGCCGGCACGTCTCGTGGGAGTTGCGCGCTCCTGGTTGCACGCCCCGGCGCTTCGGGGACTCCCGGCCGGGATCAGCAGTCGGGGTTACGATATGTCCGAACGCGCCTATCTGCTTGAGAAAGCGACCGCGGGCGACGCAGAAGTCATCGGATTCACGCTGGATGCCAGTGCCGAACACCCTCTTTATCACCCCGCCTTCATCATCAAAAACTGGGGTGATCAGCCAGCCCGCGTCAGCGTGAACGGGCGTGAGCGTCCCGTGGGGCCAGGCCTGCGAACAGGTATCCGGCGAACGATCGATGGCATCGATTTGATTGTGTGGCTTGATCTGGAGAGCACGGCGCCGGTTCAACTGGTTGTCTCACCAAGATAG
- a CDS encoding Gfo/Idh/MocA family oxidoreductase, with product MALGKIDSARRPAFGIIGTGEIVRMIRPTLLRDDSLRVAAIAGSKPGAAAQLAREFGGITACADYRELLQLDLDAVFIATPPHIHCEIIEAALAAGKHIVCEKPLVMNLEELRAVEAAHCRHPHLKLASSSSRFHACPPVRKARELIARGRLGKILTVRLNISSEYPRAVASQPAWRRQRATSGGGIAMDWAVYDLDWLRYLLGDLFVPKAVMGSINFWQDEGTKLETSYLAHILCERGLTISLERRPEHGPQFQRAEIRGTDGGLDLPFMPGGGPPGLVWYHRIDNATLQEEALAEKMNDWDSILAYPVIDLARALAENREVASPLEVQPGIYGVIAALYQSAQTGESVAVTRKPKK from the coding sequence ATGGCCTTGGGGAAAATCGATTCGGCCCGCCGTCCCGCGTTTGGCATCATCGGGACCGGGGAAATTGTCCGGATGATCCGGCCGACGCTCCTGCGCGACGACTCGCTCCGGGTGGCCGCCATCGCGGGCAGCAAGCCCGGCGCCGCGGCGCAGCTGGCCCGGGAATTCGGCGGGATCACCGCCTGTGCCGACTACCGGGAATTGCTGCAGCTTGACTTGGACGCTGTCTTCATCGCGACGCCGCCGCATATTCATTGCGAAATAATCGAGGCCGCGCTGGCCGCGGGTAAACACATCGTGTGTGAAAAGCCGCTGGTCATGAACCTCGAGGAGTTGCGCGCCGTCGAGGCTGCTCACTGCCGCCATCCCCACCTGAAGCTGGCCAGCAGCTCCAGCCGGTTTCACGCCTGCCCGCCGGTGCGCAAAGCCCGCGAACTGATCGCCCGCGGCCGACTCGGCAAGATCCTCACGGTGCGCCTGAACATCTCGAGCGAATACCCCCGGGCGGTGGCCTCGCAGCCCGCCTGGAGACGCCAGCGCGCCACCAGCGGCGGCGGCATCGCCATGGATTGGGCCGTCTACGACCTGGATTGGCTCCGGTATCTCCTAGGCGATCTCTTCGTCCCCAAGGCCGTCATGGGTTCGATCAACTTCTGGCAGGATGAAGGGACGAAATTGGAAACCAGCTATCTCGCCCATATTCTGTGTGAGCGTGGGCTGACAATTTCCCTGGAACGCCGGCCGGAACACGGACCGCAATTCCAACGCGCCGAAATCCGGGGCACCGACGGGGGACTCGATTTGCCGTTTATGCCGGGAGGCGGACCGCCCGGACTAGTTTGGTATCACCGGATCGACAATGCCACGCTGCAAGAGGAGGCGCTCGCGGAGAAAATGAACGATTGGGACAGCATTCTCGCCTACCCGGTGATCGATCTGGCACGCGCCCTCGCGGAAAACCGCGAGGTGGCCTCGCCCCTGGAGGTGCAGCCGGGGATCTACGGCGTGATTGCGGCCTTGTATCAATCGGCCCAGACGGGAGAGAGCGTTGCCGTGACTCGTAAGCCAAAAAAATGA
- the iolE gene encoding myo-inosose-2 dehydratase — protein MPSLPFTPPLVQLHDCLVGANPIIWSNDDFNDLAGDVPLDTILREMRTAGFSGSELGHAYPRTPGPLADALGRHDLRLVSGWHSTYLVSRELAEEERSFRAHSNLLKALGARVVIVAECTRCIHGDRDTALGFGDKLAPRLSEAEWPRLLAGLKHLAALAVAEDMQVVYHHHMGTVIQNETDLHRLLAGVPELRLLLDAGHLAFAGIDPVAVARRYAARIAHVHLKSVRPEVAERVRREGWSFYRAVVNGVFTVAGDGCVDYPAIFALLAGADYRGWLVVEAEEDPVKVPALPKATRARDYVRQQTGV, from the coding sequence ATGCCCTCTCTGCCGTTCACCCCGCCCCTCGTTCAGCTGCACGACTGCCTCGTCGGTGCCAACCCGATCATCTGGAGCAATGACGACTTCAACGATCTCGCGGGCGATGTGCCGCTGGACACGATTCTCCGCGAAATGCGAACCGCCGGTTTCTCTGGCAGCGAACTGGGCCATGCCTATCCGCGCACGCCGGGCCCCCTCGCCGATGCCCTCGGCCGCCATGATCTCCGGCTCGTCAGCGGCTGGCACAGCACTTATCTCGTCTCGCGGGAGCTTGCGGAAGAGGAACGCTCCTTCCGCGCCCACAGCAACCTGCTCAAGGCCCTCGGCGCCCGCGTGGTGATCGTCGCCGAATGCACTCGTTGCATTCATGGCGACCGCGACACTGCGCTCGGCTTTGGCGACAAACTTGCGCCCCGCCTTAGCGAGGCCGAATGGCCCAGGCTGCTTGCCGGCCTGAAGCACTTGGCCGCGCTCGCCGTGGCCGAGGACATGCAGGTCGTCTATCATCATCACATGGGCACGGTGATCCAGAATGAAACCGACCTGCATCGCCTTCTCGCCGGGGTGCCCGAGCTCCGGCTGCTGCTCGATGCCGGCCACCTTGCCTTCGCCGGCATCGATCCGGTTGCCGTGGCCCGGCGTTACGCCGCTCGCATCGCCCATGTGCACCTCAAGAGTGTCCGGCCCGAAGTCGCCGAGCGCGTGCGCCGCGAGGGCTGGTCGTTCTATCGGGCTGTGGTTAACGGCGTGTTCACGGTGGCCGGTGACGGCTGCGTAGATTATCCCGCGATTTTCGCACTCCTGGCCGGTGCGGACTATCGCGGTTGGCTGGTGGTCGAAGCCGAGGAGGATCCGGTCAAGGTGCCCGCCCTGCCCAAGGCCACTCGCGCCCGCGACTATGTCCGCCAGCAGACCGGAGTCTGA